In Rubrobacter naiadicus, the genomic stretch CCCGGTGCGCTCGTAGTCCTCGTTCTCGATCGTGGTCACGACGACCTCGCCGTAGCGCCGGGCCTTCGCCAGGCAGAGGCCCACGATGTTGAGCTGCTCGATGGTCGCCGTGCGGTTGAGGCGGTCGTACATCTCCGCCGGCACGACCCCCGCGCGCATCAGTTCGGCGACTATCTCGTGCGCCCGGGGGGAGACGTTGCGGAAGCGGAAGCCGCCCGTGTCGGTCCTTATCGCCGTGTAGAGCGCCTCGGCCGCGGGTTTGTCCACCTCGACCCCGAGCTCGAGGTAGAGGTCGTAGACGATCTCCGCGCTCGCCGCGGCCCGGGGGTTTACCAGGTTGTACTCGGCGTAGAGGGGGTTGTCCTCGTGGTGGTCGATGTTCAGCCGCGGGGTTCCACCGACACCGGCCCGGTCGGCGCGGGAGGTGTCGACGACGAGCAGGTCGTAACCCTCGGGGGCCTCGAAGAGCTGCTCGTGCGGCAAAAGCCAGCGGAGGTATTCGGGTACGGGCTCGCCGTGGCAGAAGACGGCCTCGGCCCCCAGCTTGCGCAACAGATAGACGAGGGCCACCGCCGATCCCACGGCGTCCCCGTCCACGCCGGTGTGGGTGGTGACCGCGGCCCGGCTGATGCCCTTGAGGAAAGCGGCCACCTCCGCCGGCGTGTTAACCTCCGCTCGGGTCGTCATCGTCTCTCTTTACCTCCCTCAGTACGGACTCTATCTTCGTCGCCCGCTCCACCACCGGGTCCGG encodes the following:
- a CDS encoding DHH family phosphoesterase, translating into MTTRAEVNTPAEVAAFLKGISRAAVTTHTGVDGDAVGSAVALVYLLRKLGAEAVFCHGEPVPEYLRWLLPHEQLFEAPEGYDLLVVDTSRADRAGVGGTPRLNIDHHEDNPLYAEYNLVNPRAAASAEIVYDLYLELGVEVDKPAAEALYTAIRTDTGGFRFRNVSPRAHEIVAELMRAGVVPAEMYDRLNRTATIEQLNIVGLCLAKARRYGEVVVTTIENEDYERTGATELDSKEAIDYLRSVAGVDVVAHLREVPEGTKASLRSETVDVGEIARRFGGGGHRLAAGYTVEGVRPEKAKEMLLAELAGVVDLGGTR